The following proteins come from a genomic window of Amaranthus tricolor cultivar Red isolate AtriRed21 chromosome 14, ASM2621246v1, whole genome shotgun sequence:
- the LOC130799389 gene encoding uncharacterized mitochondrial protein AtMg00810-like, producing MSQCNHVATPVATSGKLCANAGSSCEDPTLYRSLASALQYLTFTRPDISYAVQQVCLYMHDPRIEHMAAIHRILRYVKGTLHYGLQLYRSNISTLLSYTDADWGGCPDTRRSTSGYCIFLGDNLISWSAKRQPTVSKSSAEAEYRGVANVISETCWIHNLLLELHCPITTATLVYCDNVSAVYLAGFFLLDGNKNLV from the exons ATGTCTCAATGTAATCATGTTGCTACTCCTGTTGCTACCTCCGGCAAACTTTGTGCTAATGCTGGTTCTTCTTGTGAAGATCCTACCTTGTATCGTAGCCTAGCTAGTGCTTTGCAGTATCTTACTTTCACCCGCCCAGATATTTCATATGCTGTTCAGCAAGTTTGCCTTTATATGCATGATCCTCGCattgaacatatggctgctaTTCACCGCATTCTTCGCTATGTCAAGGGTACTCTTCACTATGGTCTGCAGTTATATCGTTCTAATATTTCGACTCTTTTGTCCTATaccgatgctgattggggtggctGTCCTGACACTCGCCGCTCCACTTCTGGTTACTGTATTTTTCTGGGTGATAATTTAATTTCCTGGTCCGCTAAACGACAACCTACTGTTTCCAAGTCtagtgctgaagctgaatatcgtgGTGTTGCTAATGTTATTTCTGAAACTTGCTGGATTCACAATTTACTTCTTGAGCTGCACTGTCCTATTACCACAGCTACCCTTGTCTATTGCGACAATGTTAGTGCCGTCTATTTAGCTG GTTTTTTCCTGCTCGATGGCAACAAAAATCTCGTCTGA